The following DNA comes from Irregularibacter muris.
CATGGAAATTGGTCTGCACCAATAGCTAGGGCTGTTATCGATGAATATTTAAATCTTGGAGAAGAAAAAGAAGAACCTCAAAATAAAATAATAGATAATCAATTATATGAATAAAAATCTTTGATTGAAAGAAAGCTATAAATATATTGACCCTATTGTATCGGTTGAATATAATCTTCAATGATGATAATGAGAAATCAACCGATGCAAAGGGTTATATCAAATGTTTTCTTTTAATCAAAGGAGGAGTATTGATGCAATTCAAAAAAACAATGCTACTATGTTTAACACTATTACTTACTTTTTCTCTTATGGTAGGATGTGCTAGAAATCAAAATCAACAGCCTAATCAACAGGAAAATAACAACCAAAATGAACAACCTCAACAACCCCCACAAAACAACCAAGAAACTAATTTAGAAGATGGTATCTACACGGACAAAGGCGAGCAGGATGAGCGAGGCTGGACGCCCATAATTACGATAATTGTAAGAGATGGGAAAATGGATAATGTATTCTATGATGAAATAGATGAAGAGGGAGAGGACTTAAAGAGTTTTGATGCTGAATATGCAATCAATATGAAGGAAAAGTCAGGGGAACTTCCCTATACAGCTGGAAGAAAGTTAGCTGATTCATTAAAGGCTACTGGAAATCCTGATCAAGTAGACAACATTAGCGGCGCTACGGGTACCAGTGAGAGCTTTAAAAATCTTGCTCAGGAAGCTCTGGAAAAGAACCCAAAACCATTGGGAGAAACTTTCCCAGATGGCATCTATAAAGCAGAATCTGAGGAAGATGAACGGGGATATAAGAGTCTTGCGGCAATAGTGATTAATGAAGGGAAAGTATCTACTATAGAATATGACGAGTATCATGAGCAAAATAATTCCTTTAAAACTGAAGATGAGGAATATGCAAAGAATATGAAAGAAAAATCAGGAGTGACTCCTGAAGAGGCTGTGGAGAATCTCATATCTCAATTAAGAGAAAAGGAAGACCCCAAGGATGTTGATGATGTTGCAGGTGCAACGGGGACTTCCAACGGATTTAAAGATTTAATGACCAAAGTCTTTTCCTATATTAAAAAATAAATAAATCCCTTGCTATAAATTAGCAAGGGATTTATTTATTTTTTTTAGGTTTAAAAGAAGGATTTATTAAGAATGTGAAGAATTTACTTATATATCAACTATTGTCCCTTGGAGGTAAAATGCAAAGATGACAGATAAGGTTATTACATTTAAAGGCAGCAGAGATGGTTTATATCTCATTATCAATAATGAATATGAATTAGAAGAAATAAAGGAAAAAATTCAAGACAAGATTGCTTCAGCACAATCATTTTTTCAAGGCAATCAAAATATAAAGATTAAGGGGACAAGTCTTTCAGAAAAAGATTTAGAGGAATTAATCCATTGGATGGAAAAGACCCATCAACTTGTAGTTACACTGGAAAAAGGAGAAGCAGAAAAGGAGTTTTTCTCCAAGCCAAATCCGATTTCCCAAGCACCTATTGAAGAAGGGAAAACAAAATTTGTATATACCACATTAAGATCTGGTAACAGGGTACAATTTGATGGTAATATTGTCATTGTGGGAGATGTAAATCCTGGAGCTGAAGTAATTGCCACTGGAAACATTATTATCATGGGTGCTCTAAGAGGGATTGCCCATGCAGGGGCTGCAGGGAATCAATATGCTATAGTGGTAGCATTTTCTTTACAGCCAACACAATTGCGTATTGCAGATATTATTACAAGAGCTCCAGATCAGCAATCTTTTAAGCCAACTTGTCCAGAGAAGGCTTGTATAAGTGGAGAGAAAATAATTATTCTACCATACTACAAAAATATATAAATCGTGATAATAGGAGGTTAAAACATGGGTGAAGTTATTGTAATTACATCAGGAAAAGGCGGGGTAGGAAAAACAACCACCGCTGCAAATATTGGAACGGCACTGGCTTTAATGGGTAAAAGTGTGGTAATCGTTGATGCAGATATTGGCCTTAGAAACTTAGATGTTGTTATGGGATTAGAAAACAGAATAGTGTACGATGTTGTTGATGTAGCAGAGGGGATTTGTAGGCTAAAACAAGCCTTAATAAAAGACAAACGTTTTGATGGTCTATATCTATTACCTGCTGCTCAAACTAAAGATAAAACAGCTATAAATCCAAAGCAAATGCAAGAATTAAATGAAGATTTAAAGAAAGAATTTGACTATGTTATTATTGATTGCCCAGCTGGTATAGAGCAAGGATTTAAAAATGCTATTGCTGGTGCAGACAAGGCCATAGTTGTAACAGCCCCAGAAGTATCCGCTGTTAGAGATGCTGATCGTATTATCGGCTTATTAGAGGCCAATGAAATACATAATCCTCAACTTGTGATCAATAAACTTCGAATTGATATGGTAAAAAAAGGGGATATGATGAATATCGATGATATGATTGATATTTTAGCCATAGAACTATTAGGTGTTATTCCCGATGATCAGAGTATTGTCATATCTACTAACAGAGGGGAGCCTGCAGTTGTTGACAACAACTCCTTAGCTGGTAATGCCTATCGTAATGTGGCAGAAAGAATTACTGGAAAAGAAGTACCCTTTATGGACCTCGAAGTAAATGATGGATTTATCAAAAAACTAGCAAAAAAACTAGGGATAAAATTAACATAATCAATTAAGGAGGGAATACTTTGTTTAATTTTTTTAATAAAGGTGGAAATAAGAGTAAAAATGTAGCAAAGGAAAGGCTGAAATTGGTATTGGTTCATGATCGCGCTAATGTCTCTCCTCAATTTTTAGATATGATTAAAGGAGATATCATTGAAGTAATTAAAGACTATATTGAAGTAGATGAATGTGGTATAGAAATAAACCTAACTAAAACCAAGAGGGAAGAAGACGATGCGATGGTACCAGCACTAGTTGCTAATATACCCATCAAAAAAATGTTAAAAAGAGCATAATCCTTTTACCTTTTTCAAAAAAAGCGGCAATTGCCGCTTTTTTGTTGGAGAAAATTTGTAAAGGGGGAGAATAGTAACTAAGAATTATTTATGTTATAATGCTACTAGTAATTAAGATGAGGTGGAACAAATGATTGATAAAAAAATTTTCAGAAACTTTGACATTCCTTTATTTATAAATGTATTGGCCTTAGTTGCCATAGGCATGGTTTTTATTTATACTGCAACCCAAACCTTTGGTCCCCAACAATCCTTAAAATTTGTCATGACCCAGGGTATTGCCTTTATATTGGGATTAATTGCTATGATGCTCATCCTGTTTATAGACTATAATCAGTTTTCTATGTATTGGAAAAGTATTTATGTCCTTTCCATTTTTCTATTAATCATTGTATTGATACCGGGTATTGGAAAAGTGAATAAAGGAGCTAGAAGCTGGATAGATCTTGGGTTTTTCGAATTGCAAACTGCTGAGTTTGCTAAAATAGGAATTATTATTACCTTTGCTAAACTGCTTGAAAAGCGGGAGGATAAATTAGACACCTTAAAAGATTTACTTATGCCTGCCATTCATATAGGCATACCGGCACTCCTTGTTTTCGTTCAGCCTGACTTAGGTACTTCTTTGGTCTTTATCATTATTGCAGTAGGTATGATGTTTGTAGCAGGGCTTAATCTTAAATATATATATATTAGCGTTATTGGGTTAGTGGCATCGCTTCCAATACTTTGGAACTTCATTCTACTCCCCCATCAGAAGAATCGCCTCATTACCTTTATCAATCCCTACAATGACCCCCTAGGAAAGGGCTACCATGTCATACAGTCTATGGTGGCGGTGGGATCTGGACAGATTAGAGGAAAGGGATTATTTGCAGAGGAAACCATGACAAATCTAAATTTTCTCCCTGCGCAATGGACAGACTTTATATTTTCAGTAATCTCTGAACTGAGTGGGTTTATCGGAGCATCCATAGTTGTTATTCTGCTTGGACTGTTTCTATATAGATTGTTATATCTCTCCAGAATAGCCAAAGATCAATTTGGTACATTGATCATTGTAGGAGTATTTTTCA
Coding sequences within:
- the minD gene encoding septum site-determining protein MinD — its product is MGEVIVITSGKGGVGKTTTAANIGTALALMGKSVVIVDADIGLRNLDVVMGLENRIVYDVVDVAEGICRLKQALIKDKRFDGLYLLPAAQTKDKTAINPKQMQELNEDLKKEFDYVIIDCPAGIEQGFKNAIAGADKAIVVTAPEVSAVRDADRIIGLLEANEIHNPQLVINKLRIDMVKKGDMMNIDDMIDILAIELLGVIPDDQSIVISTNRGEPAVVDNNSLAGNAYRNVAERITGKEVPFMDLEVNDGFIKKLAKKLGIKLT
- the minE gene encoding cell division topological specificity factor MinE, whose protein sequence is MFNFFNKGGNKSKNVAKERLKLVLVHDRANVSPQFLDMIKGDIIEVIKDYIEVDECGIEINLTKTKREEDDAMVPALVANIPIKKMLKRA
- the rodA gene encoding rod shape-determining protein RodA — encoded protein: MIDKKIFRNFDIPLFINVLALVAIGMVFIYTATQTFGPQQSLKFVMTQGIAFILGLIAMMLILFIDYNQFSMYWKSIYVLSIFLLIIVLIPGIGKVNKGARSWIDLGFFELQTAEFAKIGIIITFAKLLEKREDKLDTLKDLLMPAIHIGIPALLVFVQPDLGTSLVFIIIAVGMMFVAGLNLKYIYISVIGLVASLPILWNFILLPHQKNRLITFINPYNDPLGKGYHVIQSMVAVGSGQIRGKGLFAEETMTNLNFLPAQWTDFIFSVISELSGFIGASIVVILLGLFLYRLLYLSRIAKDQFGTLIIVGVFFMFLFQIVENVGMTMGLMPITGITLPFLSYGGSSMITNMMAVGLVLNVTMRRHKIKF
- a CDS encoding FMN-binding protein; this encodes MQFKKTMLLCLTLLLTFSLMVGCARNQNQQPNQQENNNQNEQPQQPPQNNQETNLEDGIYTDKGEQDERGWTPIITIIVRDGKMDNVFYDEIDEEGEDLKSFDAEYAINMKEKSGELPYTAGRKLADSLKATGNPDQVDNISGATGTSESFKNLAQEALEKNPKPLGETFPDGIYKAESEEDERGYKSLAAIVINEGKVSTIEYDEYHEQNNSFKTEDEEYAKNMKEKSGVTPEEAVENLISQLREKEDPKDVDDVAGATGTSNGFKDLMTKVFSYIKK
- the minC gene encoding septum site-determining protein MinC codes for the protein MTDKVITFKGSRDGLYLIINNEYELEEIKEKIQDKIASAQSFFQGNQNIKIKGTSLSEKDLEELIHWMEKTHQLVVTLEKGEAEKEFFSKPNPISQAPIEEGKTKFVYTTLRSGNRVQFDGNIVIVGDVNPGAEVIATGNIIIMGALRGIAHAGAAGNQYAIVVAFSLQPTQLRIADIITRAPDQQSFKPTCPEKACISGEKIIILPYYKNI